A genomic window from Bacteroidota bacterium includes:
- a CDS encoding sulfotransferase, protein MVRIDKIPQRLTCVLDDLIDYAFKSVSPVENGLPVIITGAPRSATTTVEEIFNSNKVFLYHEPFLRNTILWNSELAKINSNQPFNSAQISSIYKEIVAVKNWSHYRKSGRWYPYLTKLALHKSLPLRKRRIIIKDPGLSFCLEDAAPLLGDHLGIILMRNPLSIVTSLNKLKWDPIQRLNIIYTHPYFKRYDIHRDNITINKIAQMSPLERMALQTALLHYFLNVQSANRKNYKIVHFETLMSNPPQEVAALSQELQFSKNYVTQSHLESITSNDQRPITRHSYKRNSKRYIKYWENITNTDECATINYYYNLFNAPYPQ, encoded by the coding sequence ATGGTAAGAATAGACAAAATACCACAACGCTTAACGTGTGTATTGGATGATTTAATCGATTATGCATTTAAGTCTGTCAGCCCGGTAGAAAATGGTTTACCGGTTATTATTACGGGAGCACCACGATCTGCAACTACCACAGTTGAAGAAATATTCAATTCCAACAAAGTATTTTTATATCACGAACCGTTTTTAAGAAATACAATACTTTGGAATTCTGAACTTGCAAAAATAAACAGCAATCAGCCTTTTAATTCAGCACAAATCAGTTCAATATATAAAGAAATAGTAGCGGTTAAAAACTGGTCACATTACAGAAAAAGTGGACGTTGGTATCCATACCTTACGAAGCTGGCGTTACACAAATCGTTACCATTAAGAAAACGCAGAATAATCATTAAGGATCCGGGTTTGTCGTTTTGCCTGGAAGATGCAGCACCGTTGCTCGGGGATCATTTGGGAATTATCCTGATGCGAAATCCATTGAGTATAGTTACCAGTTTAAATAAATTAAAATGGGACCCTATTCAGCGACTTAATATCATTTATACCCATCCTTATTTTAAACGATATGATATTCATCGCGACAATATCACTATAAACAAAATTGCACAGATGTCGCCTTTAGAAAGGATGGCACTGCAAACTGCTTTGCTGCATTACTTTTTAAATGTGCAATCTGCAAATCGTAAGAATTACAAAATTGTTCATTTTGAAACATTGATGAGTAATCCACCACAAGAAGTGGCTGCACTTTCTCAAGAATTGCAATTTTCTAAAAATTATGTCACTCAATCGCACCTTGAATCAATTACATCAAACGATCAACGTCCAATAACACGACATAGTTACAAACGCAATTCAAAACGTTACATTAAATATTGGGAGAATATCACCAATACTGATGAATGTGCAACCATAAATTATTACTACAATTTATTTAATGCTCCCTATCCACAATAA
- a CDS encoding glycosyltransferase family 4 protein: protein MQAKIKVAFFPYGLTQANPYQNLIIQGLENNGVEVIKVPGIKFFPLLTLKPAQPDIIHVFWPHDLYMGKNIFTRVVKQISLLLTLNILKKYPTVYSAENISAHNPIGMSQATELKWIGKILKRCRGIVFMSDAAKEIFESYYQIQNKKTVIIPHISYKSIYPNQITKLEAKEKMGVSGSFVFLVLGRLQPYKGIEQAIAAFKLLQNQNCKLIIAGKSISSDYFNKLQLEAGELLDGSIILNNSFIPNNEIQQFMNAADCLILNYLDVPLNPGSLVMAKDFNIPVIANNHPVIAESCENLPYYPFESGNISSLLNSMQNALLHKHNNLTVDSTVKDNSPETVGKLLLQYYQHLIL from the coding sequence ATGCAAGCTAAAATAAAAGTTGCTTTTTTCCCTTATGGCCTTACCCAGGCAAACCCATATCAGAATCTAATTATACAGGGTTTAGAAAATAATGGCGTGGAAGTAATAAAAGTTCCTGGTATAAAATTTTTTCCGTTACTTACACTTAAACCTGCACAACCGGACATCATTCATGTATTTTGGCCTCATGATTTATATATGGGGAAAAATATTTTTACAAGGGTTGTAAAACAAATCAGTTTATTGCTAACATTAAACATACTTAAAAAGTATCCTACTGTATATTCTGCTGAAAATATAAGTGCCCACAATCCTATTGGCATGTCGCAAGCAACAGAATTAAAATGGATTGGGAAGATACTAAAACGCTGCCGTGGCATTGTGTTTATGAGTGATGCAGCAAAAGAAATATTTGAAAGTTATTATCAAATTCAAAACAAAAAAACTGTCATAATTCCTCATATCAGTTACAAATCAATATACCCGAATCAAATTACCAAATTGGAAGCAAAAGAAAAGATGGGCGTATCCGGTTCATTTGTTTTTTTGGTTTTAGGTCGCTTACAACCGTATAAAGGAATAGAGCAAGCTATCGCAGCCTTCAAATTATTACAAAATCAAAACTGCAAATTAATTATTGCCGGTAAAAGTATATCGTCTGACTATTTCAATAAATTACAATTAGAGGCAGGTGAATTATTAGATGGTAGTATAATATTAAACAATAGTTTTATTCCCAATAATGAGATACAACAGTTTATGAATGCTGCAGATTGTTTAATATTGAATTATTTAGATGTTCCCCTTAATCCGGGTTCACTGGTTATGGCTAAAGATTTTAATATTCCTGTGATTGCAAATAATCATCCTGTAATTGCTGAAAGTTGTGAAAATTTGCCCTATTACCCATTTGAATCGGGAAATATATCGAGTTTATTAAATAGTATGCAAAATGCACTTCTACATAAACACAATAACCTGACTGTTGATTCAACAGTGAAAGATAACAGTCCTGAAACTGTAGGGAAATTATTATTACAGTATTATCAACATCTTATTTTATGA
- a CDS encoding lipopolysaccharide biosynthesis protein: MSESKKFIENISSNYFIFAVRILLGIYALPVCLHAYGAEQYGLYIICFGLSSAMAAFDFGSSKSIFRYTIEYNADQNSGKYQEAISAGISFNFYAAFVIAIFMLAIGFFSDTLFNISSETAKSSLLLFSLAAINSFLITLDAVPQNILTANKHFLIRNKYQLAIIGLNLLIVLGIQFTNLITLNIFAALTTLTTLLTLLCDLYLVSIKKLLKGLSIKLLSGKSIFSTPYSGYSMQVFLLSLISFMAVQADRFIIASVLDVASVTIYTIITKPYFVLRGVTSISFPVIQPMLTRLNLEKDKTAYFNFTGKVIRTAFLFMLSITLLTAIFYNQVLTLWLGTDIYNIYIKWGILSLAGLCISMLYTPFYRTLLHSNYIRIIVKFSLISVLINVILSITLSKLLGFQGVIIGTLVQIICEFIFSYTLFYKKFEYPVKFTKINKGFLLLVVCLIAIAFGINYLVANYAHNLTLQAILFVGFLGLLSFIFYKIIKTENIFGQFSSVQHKPASDIVT, translated from the coding sequence ATGAGCGAGTCCAAAAAATTTATTGAAAATATCAGCAGCAACTATTTCATTTTTGCTGTTCGTATCCTTTTAGGAATATATGCGCTTCCGGTATGTTTGCATGCTTACGGTGCCGAACAATATGGGTTGTATATTATATGTTTTGGTTTATCCTCAGCAATGGCTGCTTTTGACTTCGGTTCCTCAAAATCTATTTTCAGATATACTATAGAATATAATGCCGATCAAAATTCAGGCAAATACCAGGAAGCCATCAGTGCAGGAATCTCGTTTAATTTTTACGCTGCCTTTGTAATTGCCATTTTTATGTTGGCGATTGGATTTTTTAGTGATACATTATTTAACATATCAAGTGAAACAGCAAAATCATCATTGCTATTGTTCAGTTTAGCTGCCATAAATTCTTTTTTGATTACACTTGATGCTGTGCCACAAAATATTTTAACTGCCAATAAACATTTTCTAATCCGCAATAAATATCAATTAGCCATTATTGGTTTAAACCTGTTAATTGTTTTAGGTATTCAATTTACTAACCTCATCACTTTAAATATTTTTGCCGCACTTACAACACTAACCACCTTACTTACTTTACTTTGTGACTTATATCTGGTTTCAATTAAAAAGTTATTAAAAGGATTATCCATAAAATTGCTAAGCGGAAAGTCCATTTTTTCTACACCGTATTCTGGATATTCTATGCAGGTTTTTTTATTGTCGCTAATAAGTTTTATGGCTGTTCAAGCCGATCGTTTTATAATTGCCAGTGTTTTAGATGTTGCCTCAGTTACTATTTATACGATTATCACAAAACCTTATTTTGTATTGAGAGGAGTCACATCAATCTCATTCCCGGTAATACAGCCAATGCTTACCCGTTTAAATCTGGAAAAAGACAAAACCGCATATTTTAATTTCACTGGAAAGGTAATTAGAACTGCATTCCTATTTATGCTAAGCATAACATTACTAACTGCAATTTTTTATAATCAGGTATTAACACTTTGGCTGGGAACAGACATCTACAATATCTATATCAAATGGGGCATTTTAAGTTTGGCAGGTTTATGCATTTCAATGTTATATACACCATTTTATCGAACTCTTTTACACAGTAATTATATACGTATTATTGTAAAGTTTTCGTTGATTTCTGTTCTTATTAATGTAATACTAAGTATAACACTTTCAAAACTGCTAGGTTTTCAGGGAGTTATCATCGGCACTTTGGTTCAAATTATTTGTGAGTTTATTTTTTCATATACCTTATTTTATAAGAAATTTGAATATCCGGTTAAATTCACCAAAATCAACAAGGGGTTCCTATTGTTGGTAGTTTGCTTAATTGCAATTGCCTTTGGGATAAATTACCTCGTAGCAAATTATGCACATAATCTCACGTTGCAGGCAATCCTATTTGTAGGCTTTTTAGGGCTGTTAAGTTTTATATTCTATAAAATTATTAAGACCGAAAATATTTTTGGTCAGTTTAGTTCGGTGCAACACAAACCAGCAAGCGACATCGTTACATGA
- a CDS encoding HAD hydrolase family protein yields MHKIKLFLTDVDGVMTDAGMYYTENGDEFKKFNTHDGMAFNLLREANIKTGIITTEHTKIVERRAAKLKVDYVYQGAGFKGKLAAALEICVKENISIKDVAYIGDDINCIDLLMAVGIAACPANSTKHVKAIPGIIHLQKNGGEGAIREFVDDYLLSE; encoded by the coding sequence ATGCATAAAATAAAATTATTTTTGACTGATGTTGACGGTGTAATGACTGACGCCGGAATGTATTATACTGAAAATGGCGATGAATTTAAAAAATTCAATACCCATGATGGCATGGCTTTTAATTTATTAAGGGAGGCCAACATTAAAACAGGAATTATAACCACTGAGCATACAAAAATAGTTGAACGCAGGGCTGCAAAATTAAAAGTTGATTATGTATATCAGGGGGCGGGCTTTAAAGGTAAACTAGCAGCCGCTTTAGAAATATGTGTAAAAGAAAATATTTCTATTAAAGATGTCGCCTATATTGGTGACGATATTAATTGTATTGACTTGTTGATGGCTGTAGGCATTGCTGCTTGTCCTGCCAATTCAACAAAACACGTTAAAGCGATTCCAGGAATTATCCATTTACAAAAAAATGGTGGCGAAGGAGCTATAAGAGAATTTGTAGACGATTATCTTCTATCTGAATAA
- a CDS encoding acyltransferase, translating to MKKINYFIYSFYLYIINRCITNIPSHHIRLLFFKPLFGSIGKNNSFLMGVTFRNPRNIFIGDNNVFNQRVLLDGRNAKLTIGNNVDIAQETNIWTLEHDVHDDYHKDSGGEVIIEDFVWISTRVTILPGIKISRGAVVAAGAVVTKSIEPMVIVGGMPAKPIGVRESKLLYTKKHRPLFQ from the coding sequence ATGAAAAAGATAAATTATTTCATTTATTCATTTTACCTGTATATAATTAACAGGTGCATAACAAACATACCTTCGCACCATATCAGGTTGTTGTTTTTCAAACCACTATTTGGCAGTATTGGTAAAAACAATTCCTTTTTAATGGGTGTCACATTTAGAAATCCGCGTAATATTTTTATTGGCGATAATAATGTATTCAATCAACGTGTGCTATTAGATGGCAGAAATGCCAAATTAACTATTGGCAATAACGTTGATATAGCGCAGGAAACAAATATCTGGACATTGGAACATGATGTTCATGATGATTATCATAAAGACAGCGGTGGCGAGGTTATAATTGAGGATTTTGTTTGGATTAGTACCAGAGTTACCATATTGCCCGGAATTAAAATAAGCAGAGGCGCTGTAGTTGCCGCAGGTGCTGTAGTAACTAAATCGATTGAGCCGATGGTAATAGTTGGCGGCATGCCGGCTAAACCAATAGGGGTTAGGGAAAGTAAATTATTATATACTAAAAAGCACAGGCCTTTATTTCAATAA